Proteins from a single region of Dyadobacter fanqingshengii:
- a CDS encoding HupE/UreJ family protein, with protein MSEFQAYLQLGFNHITDSLGYDHILFIMALCTVYTLIDWKKVIVLVTAFTIGHSITLALSTLGFVNVNPDWIELLIPVTIVITAALNFFYVVPKASFSPNEKSSQIRYPIALFFGLIHGLGFSNYLRTLLGKEADIVNPLLGFNIGLELGQLIIVFIILSIAFVMIELLRVQRVNWINILSGIIVGMSLSLIINNEFLQSLLA; from the coding sequence ATGTCCGAATTCCAGGCTTACCTACAACTAGGTTTCAACCACATTACCGATTCTCTTGGCTACGACCATATTCTATTCATTATGGCGCTTTGCACAGTGTACACGCTCATCGACTGGAAAAAAGTGATCGTCCTCGTTACCGCTTTCACGATCGGACATTCCATTACGCTTGCACTTTCGACATTAGGCTTTGTGAATGTTAATCCGGACTGGATTGAGCTGCTGATCCCGGTTACCATTGTCATCACCGCCGCGCTCAATTTTTTTTATGTAGTCCCAAAGGCTTCTTTTAGTCCCAATGAAAAATCATCGCAGATCCGTTATCCGATCGCATTGTTTTTTGGTCTGATCCACGGATTGGGTTTTTCTAATTATTTGAGGACATTATTAGGCAAAGAAGCAGACATTGTGAATCCGCTGTTGGGATTCAATATCGGACTTGAACTCGGGCAGCTGATCATTGTTTTTATCATTCTTTCCATTGCTTTTGTGATGATAGAACTGCTTCGTGTGCAGCGCGTTAACTGGATCAATATTTTGTCCGGCATTATCGTAGGCATGTCGCTGTCTCTGATCATTAATAACGAGTTCCTGCAAAGTCTTCTGGCCTGA
- a CDS encoding M1 family metallopeptidase has protein sequence MKKSLLSLLILLLTLPAMAQQLPVNPNYKANDRFEQLGTTLPTPNSTRAASGAPGREYWQQRADYDIKVELDDDNRQIIGSETITFFNNSPDDLKYIWLQLDQNLFKKDGIGATSRTGAINEKGMSPAQLAALNNGRGSSLDPKTEYGYKIGAVKDKAGKALPYTINGTMMRIDLPITMKPGTSFVFGVDWTYYITEYYGRSGYEFFPKDGNANYFIAHWFPRLAPYDDINGWNHKQFLGQGEFALIFGNYKVAITAPADHVVAASGECQNYAQVLTAAQKQRLKQAETSKTPVLIVTQAEAEKAEKRENKNPGKKTWVYKADNVRDFAFASSRKFIWDAMQTDVYKSGRKIWCMSIYPKEGNPLWEQYSTRAVAHTLKSYGARTFEYPYPVAISCHGVAGGGMEYPMISFNGGRPEEDGTYSEAVKYGMIGVIIHEVGHNFFPMIVNSDERQWAWMDEGLNTFCQYLAEKEWDFNFPTRRGEPNQITDYMSSDKSVLTPIMASAENVIGLGPNAYAKPATALNILRETVMGRELFDHAFKEYATRWRFKSPSPADFFRTMEDASGVDLDWFWKGWFYGTEPVDQDLVSVDWFSIDTQNPAIEKEIARKEAARKQETMSKIQDAKTKGETVVAQDSTMADFYNRYDPFKVTEADKQKYDQYLASLSENEKALMQENSNFYTLSIKNKGGLPMPVIVKMGFEDGTDSVAVFPAEIWRFNDAQINKVISSKKKVVQWTLDPYQQIADIDTENNAFPRIAAPTRFQIFKQQQLKKAPNPMQMQGAGAGKITTDPKN, from the coding sequence ATGAAAAAATCACTTCTATCGTTACTTATTCTGCTGCTTACGCTGCCTGCAATGGCGCAACAGCTTCCTGTAAACCCCAATTACAAAGCCAACGACCGCTTTGAACAACTGGGAACTACACTTCCGACACCCAATTCCACCCGCGCAGCATCCGGTGCGCCGGGACGCGAATATTGGCAGCAACGCGCCGATTACGACATTAAAGTGGAGCTTGACGATGATAACCGTCAGATTATCGGCTCCGAAACCATCACATTTTTCAATAATTCCCCGGACGACCTGAAATACATCTGGCTGCAACTGGATCAAAACCTTTTCAAAAAAGACGGCATAGGCGCCACTTCCAGGACCGGCGCGATCAACGAAAAAGGCATGAGCCCGGCGCAGCTGGCTGCGTTGAACAACGGCAGAGGGTCATCGCTGGACCCAAAAACAGAATATGGATATAAAATCGGCGCTGTAAAAGACAAGGCCGGAAAAGCATTGCCTTACACGATCAATGGCACCATGATGCGCATTGATTTGCCGATCACCATGAAACCCGGAACCAGCTTCGTTTTTGGCGTAGATTGGACTTATTACATTACCGAATATTATGGCCGCAGCGGTTATGAGTTCTTTCCAAAAGACGGGAATGCCAATTATTTCATCGCGCACTGGTTCCCACGCCTTGCGCCTTACGACGACATCAACGGCTGGAACCACAAGCAATTTTTAGGACAAGGTGAGTTCGCATTGATTTTTGGAAATTATAAGGTCGCCATCACCGCCCCTGCTGACCACGTGGTGGCAGCAAGCGGCGAATGTCAGAACTATGCACAAGTGTTAACCGCAGCGCAAAAGCAGCGTTTGAAGCAAGCCGAAACTTCCAAAACACCCGTTTTGATCGTTACACAGGCCGAAGCGGAGAAAGCAGAGAAGCGCGAGAATAAAAATCCAGGCAAGAAAACGTGGGTGTACAAAGCGGACAATGTGCGTGATTTCGCGTTTGCGAGCAGCCGGAAGTTCATCTGGGACGCTATGCAAACGGATGTTTACAAAAGCGGCCGCAAGATCTGGTGTATGTCCATTTATCCAAAAGAAGGGAACCCGCTTTGGGAGCAATATTCCACTAGGGCAGTTGCGCACACATTGAAATCTTACGGCGCGCGCACATTTGAATATCCTTATCCTGTTGCAATCTCCTGCCATGGCGTTGCAGGCGGTGGTATGGAATATCCGATGATCAGTTTCAACGGCGGTCGTCCGGAAGAGGACGGAACATACAGCGAGGCCGTAAAATATGGCATGATCGGCGTGATTATTCACGAAGTAGGACACAATTTCTTCCCGATGATCGTCAATTCCGATGAGCGTCAATGGGCTTGGATGGACGAAGGTTTGAACACTTTCTGTCAATATCTGGCTGAAAAAGAGTGGGATTTCAACTTTCCAACCCGCCGCGGCGAGCCGAACCAGATCACGGATTATATGTCCTCTGACAAATCGGTTTTGACGCCTATTATGGCTTCGGCTGAAAATGTAATTGGCTTAGGGCCAAATGCATATGCAAAACCAGCAACAGCGTTGAACATTCTTCGCGAAACTGTCATGGGCCGCGAGCTGTTCGATCATGCATTCAAAGAATATGCGACTCGGTGGAGATTTAAAAGCCCATCCCCAGCCGACTTTTTCCGCACCATGGAAGATGCTTCGGGCGTGGATCTGGACTGGTTCTGGAAAGGCTGGTTTTACGGCACCGAGCCTGTGGACCAGGATCTGGTAAGTGTGGATTGGTTTAGCATTGATACGCAGAACCCTGCAATCGAAAAAGAGATAGCGCGTAAAGAAGCAGCCCGCAAGCAGGAAACGATGAGTAAGATTCAGGATGCCAAAACAAAAGGCGAAACAGTGGTTGCGCAGGATTCCACGATGGCCGATTTCTATAATCGCTACGATCCATTCAAGGTTACCGAGGCCGACAAGCAGAAGTATGACCAATATCTGGCCTCACTTTCGGAGAACGAAAAGGCCCTGATGCAGGAGAACAGCAATTTTTACACGCTTTCCATTAAGAACAAAGGCGGTTTACCGATGCCGGTGATTGTAAAAATGGGCTTCGAAGACGGCACGGATTCTGTGGCCGTATTCCCGGCAGAAATCTGGCGCTTTAACGATGCGCAGATCAATAAGGTGATTTCTTCCAAAAAGAAAGTGGTACAATGGACATTGGATCCTTACCAGCAGATCGCCGACATTGACACGGAAAACAATGCTTTCCCGCGCATTGCAGCCCCAACAAGATTCCAGATCTTCAAACAGCAGCAACTAAAAAAAGCACCAAACCCTATGCAAATGCAGGGAGCCGGCGCCGGGAAAATCACAACGGATCCAAAGAATTAG